A region from the Borrelia hermsii DAH genome encodes:
- a CDS encoding variable large family protein, which yields MRKRISAIINKLNISIMMMIVVLMIGCGQQPEAGKTGAAGGEKQGAGSLSEVLMEVGKSAENAFYSFLELVSDTLGFTAKSTTKKEDVGGYFNSLGGKLGEASNELEQVAKNSEAGIEKNDASKNPIRSAVNAAKKTLEALKGYLDSLGTVGDSNPVGWASNNAQGAAVDEAELKKAYKALKGIMDTAEGAGVARPEVGNIAVKVGNGTDNKDGAKILATDGAAAVGDAGKAAAILTTVSGKEMLASIVNSTEDKAVKITGNVTVETTPLEFAVGGNGAHLSQNANSKAAAVAGGIALRSLVKGGKLAANNNDDDKASQGVGITAANKLLVAVEDIIKKTVKNVLEKAKGEIDKARDPKPAGQQ from the coding sequence AGTTGTTCTAATGATAGGATGTGGACAACAACCAGAAGCAGGTAAGACCGGAGCAGCAGGAGGAGAGAAACAAGGGGCTGGAAGTTTAAGTGAAGTACTAATGGAAGTGGGAAAAAGTGCTGAGAATGCTTTTTATTCATTTTTAGAGTTAGTTTCAGATACATTAGGCTTTACTGCTAAATCAACTACAAAGAAAGAGGATGTAGGGGGTTATTTTAACAGCCTGGGTGGTAAGCTTGGAGAAGCATCAAATGAGTTAGAACAAGTAGCAAAAAATTCAGAAGCAGGCATTGAAAAAAATGACGCATCAAAAAATCCAATTAGAAGTGCAGTTAATGCAGCTAAGAAGACATTGGAGGCATTAAAAGGATATTTAGACTCCTTAGGAACAGTAGGTGATTCTAATCCAGTAGGTTGGGCATCAAATAATGCCCAAGGAGCAGCAGTAGATGAAGCTGAGTTAAAGAAAGCATATAAAGCATTGAAAGGAATAATGGACACAGCAGAGGGAGCAGGTGTTGCAAGGCCAGAAGTTGGAAATATAGCAGTAAAGGTAGGTAATGGAACAGATAATAAGGATGGCGCTAAAATATTAGCTACAGATGGAGCTGCAGCAGTAGGAGATGCAGGTAAAGCGGCAGCAATATTAACAACAGTAAGTGGTAAGGAAATGCTAGCATCAATAGTTAATTCAACAGAAGATAAAGCTGTGAAAATAACAGGTAATGTAACTGTAGAGACAACTCCATTGGAATTTGCAGTAGGAGGCAATGGAGCTCATCTATCACAAAATGCCAATTCAAAAGCAGCAGCAGTAGCAGGAGGAATAGCATTACGTTCCTTAGTTAAAGGTGGTAAATTAGCTGCGAATAATAATGATGATGACAAAGCATCACAAGGAGTAGGGATCACAGCGGCAAATAAATTATTAGTAGCAGTGGAAGATATAATTAAAAAGACAGTAAAGAATGTTCTTGAGAAAGCAAAAGGAGAAATAGATAAAGCAAGAGATCCAAAACCAGCAGGTCAGCAATAA